A stretch of Mya arenaria isolate MELC-2E11 chromosome 14, ASM2691426v1 DNA encodes these proteins:
- the LOC128216299 gene encoding cilia- and flagella-associated protein 251-like, producing MGTGGEEGRGGKRGGGEWRGGEEGRRGGEGREGERVRGEERRRREEKRRGGEEEEREEGRRGSERRGVRGGEEVTGRERKGQGRRVGERSGGEDRRGEEMNRGERVGVGEETRGGRREEEVRGGRGGEEKRGEGERRKQGRWVGEWRRRVEGRGGEEVRGEE from the exons ATGGGGACTGGAGGGGAGGAGGGGAGAGGAGGAAAAAGGGGAGGAGGGGAGTGGAGGGGAGGAGAGGAGGGGAGGAGAGGAGGTGAGGGGAGGGAAGGGGAGAGGGTGAG aggagaggagaggaggaGAAGAGAAGAGAAGAGGAGGGGAGGGGAGGAGGAGGAGAGAGAGGAGGGGAGGAGAGGAAGTGAGAGGAGAGGAGTGAGGGGAGGAGAGGAGGTGACTGGAAGGGAGAGGAAGGGACAGGGTAGGAGGGTGGGGGAGCGGAGTGGAGGGGAGGATAGGAGGGGAGAGGAGATGAATCGAGGGGAGAGGGTGGGGGTAGGGGAGGAGACTAGAGGGGGGAGGCGAGAGGAGGAAGTGAGAGgagggaggggaggggaggagAAGAGGGGAGAGGGGGAGAGGAGGAAACAGGGTAGGTGGGTAGGGGAGTGGAGGAGAAGAGTGGAGGGGAGGGGAGGAGAGGAAGTGAGAGGAGAGGAGTAA
- the LOC128216833 gene encoding tripartite motif-containing protein 66-like has product MASNFESSIQRGCDFIHDFACSACEEDGLNTEAQHFCNQCTKYYCDICVTKHYGLYKRHTVLDRKDVKKWAAAPGTVDVLERCERHPGEALKLICGDHDQLCCHVCVAVDHRDMK; this is encoded by the exons AtggcatcaaattttgaatCCTCCATTCAGAGGGGCTGTGATTTCATCCATGATTTCGCCTGTTCGGCTTGTGAAGAAGATGGACTGAACACGGAAGCTCAACATTTCTGTAATCAGTGCACGAAATATTACTGCGACATTTGTGTTACAAAACATTATGGCTTATACAAGAGACACACGGTACTCGACCGGAAGGACGTGAAGAAATGGGCAGCAGCACCAGGGACGGTGGACGTCCTTGAGAGATGCGAGAGGCACCCCGGGGAGGCGCTCAAGCTGATCTGTGGTGACCATGACCAGCTGTGTTGCCATGTGTGCGTTGCCGTGGATCATAG GGACATGAAGTAA